The following proteins are encoded in a genomic region of Ostrea edulis chromosome 7, xbOstEdul1.1, whole genome shotgun sequence:
- the LOC125656817 gene encoding zinc finger protein Pegasus-like produces the protein MPKTKTTVRKGRKCPLCPLRFYTDEEMAKHITSCSKALIYCDHCDFSSLTSRNIKRHMKRKHDLVDDREQMDGGIDSEDLGNVDSDEESWLGQDPGSLVEVLPVVADEHEKEDVDHEPGPSIKRSLREEAGKIVEIGRVVRKPTRPMPIHTPHRELVTATVPDKSISDDLLPDMGDSKLGKYKDAQCQTDPLYYTESTVITTRWVEDGKTMKKVEKKKLI, from the coding sequence ATGCCAAAAACCAAGACTACAGTGAGGAAAGGTCGAAAGTGTCCATTGTGTCCTTTGAGGTTTTATACGGATGAAGAAATGGCCAAACACATAACAAGTTGCAGCAAGGCATTGATTTACTGTGACCACTGTGACTTCAGTTCCCTGACATCGAGAAATATCAAGAGACACATGAAAAGGAAACATGATCTCGTTGATGATAGAGAACAGATGGACGGTGGTATTGACAGTGAAGACCTAGGCAATGTGGATTCAGATGAAGAATCTTGGTTAGGTCAGGATCCTGGGAGCTTGGTGGAGGTACTTCCTGTAGTGGCAGATGAACACGAGAAGGAAGATGTTGACCATGAACCAGGACCGTCCATCAAACGATCACTTAGAGAAGAGGCTGGTAAAATAGTAGAGATTGGCAGGGTGGTGAGGAAGCCTACTCGACCAATGCCGATACACACGCCCCACAGGGAATTGGTGACAGCAACAGTGCCAGATAAGAGCATATCCGATGACCTCTTGCCGGACATGGGTGATAGTAAGCTGGGGAAATACAAGGACGCTCAGTGCCAGACAGATCCTCTGTATTATACTGAAAGCACAGTGATTACCACCAGATGGGTAGAGGATGGCAAGACAATGAAGAAGGTGGagaagaaaaagttaatttga